The DNA sequence TATAAATGGTATGGAAGATTTAACCAGGGCGTTATATCTTTAAATTTAGTACAAGTTGCATTAACTGCTAATAAAGATATGGACAAGTTCTGGGAAGTACTAGATGAAAGATTAGAACTTTGTAAAGAAGCTTTAATGGTTAGACATGATTTATTAAAAGGTGTAATTTCAGATGTTTCACCTATCCATTGGCAACATGGTGGAATTGCAAGACTTAAAAAAGGAGAAAAGATTGATCCATTATTAGAAAATGGATATTCAACTCTTTCTTTAGGTTATGTTGGTGTGTATGAAATGACTCAAGCGATGCTTGAAGTAAGTCATACAACTAAAGAAGGTGAGGAATTTGCTTTAAAAGTAATGAATTACTTAAATGATACCTGCCAAAAGTGGAAGGATGAAACTGGACTTGGATTTGGACTATATGGAACTCCAGGAGAAAGTTTAACTTCAAGATTCTGTAGAATAGATAAACAAAAATTCGGTGAAATAAAAAATGTAACAGATAGAATGTATTACACAAACTCATATCATGTTCATGTAAGTGAAGAAATAGATGCTTTTGAAAAACTTAAATTTGAAAGTCAATTCCATGATATAAGTTTAGGTGGATGTATAAGTTATATAGAAGTTCCAGACATGAGTAAAAACTTACCGGCTGTTGAACAAATAATAAACTATATATACCATAATATACAATATGCTGAAATAAATACGAAGCCGGATATCTGTTATTCTTGTGGGTTTACTGGAGAAATAAAGCTTGATAAAGATTTAGAATGGTATTGCCCAAACTGTGGAAATAAAGATAAAAATGAGATGCAAGTTATGAGAAGAACGTGCGGATATATAGGTGCAAATATGTGGGGTAAAGGTCGTACGCAAGAGATAGGACAAAGAGTATTACATCTATAGGGTTGGAGTGATTAAAGTGAAGTTTTCTAAGATAAAAGATAACGACATAGCCAATGGATTAGGAATAACTATGTCTTTTTGGACACAAGGATGTCCACATCATTGTAATGGATGTTTCAATAAAGAAACATGGGATTTTGAAGGTGGCAAAGAGTTTACACAAGATGATTTAGACTATATTATAGAGAATATAAATAAAAATAATATAAAACGTGATTTATCTGTATTAGGAGGCGAACCATTGTGTCCTCAAAATATTGAAGGCGTAATATATTTATGTAAAGAATTCAAACGCAATTATCCAGAAAAACTTATATACTTATGGACTGGCTATACAATAGAAAATTTTAATGAAACGCAAAAAGAAATTTTAAATTATATAGATATATTAGTTGATGGCAAATTTGAGGAAGATAGAAAAAATCTATCTATTAAATTAAGAGGATCGTCAAATCAAAGAGTAATAGATGTTAAACAGTATCTAGAGAGTGATTCAGTAATATTATATAAATTAAGTTAAAGAAAACTAGTTAAATACTAAGTATTTAACTAGTTTTTTTATTTTCATAAAAATATATACAAAGTAATTTTAAAAGTGGAGATAATAAATACTAGTTACGAATAAGTAACTAATTGTTAAGTTATTTGAAAGTTGATATATTAATCTTAGAAATTATAGGAATATAAAGGAGCGATAATAATGACTAGAATAATAGAGACTGAAGAATTTAAAAATGAAGTAGAAAATGCAACAGAAACAACTATAGTAGATTTCTTTGCAACATGGTGTGGACCATGTAAGATGTTATCACCTGTATTTGAAGAAATAGATAAAAATGTAGAAGAAGCTAAGTTTTTAAAAGTAGATATAGATAAAAGCTTAGATTTAGCTAGAAGATTTGAAGTAACTACAGTTCCAACTGTTATAGTTTTTAAAGATGGAAAAGAAGCAGATAGATTAGTTGGATTTATACCAAAGCAAAAATTAGAGGAAATGGTAAAAGCCCATATATAAATTAGTAGAAAGGGTTGAAGTTTATGAGATATGATATAGCTATAGTAGGAAGTGGGCCAGCTGGATTAGCAGCTGCCATAAACGCTAAAATAAGAAATAAAAATATAATATTATTTGGGAATGAAAATGGAAGTGAAAAGCTTATAAAAGCACCATCTATAGATAATTATCTAGGTATTTATGATGTAAGTGGAAAAGCATTAAGCGAAAAGTTTATTAATCATATAAAGGAAATGGAAATAGAGATAACTCAAGAGAGGGTTAACAATGTATATAGTATGGGAGACTATTTTACATTACTTGTAGGTGAAAAAACATATGAAGCTACTACTGTAATAATAGCTACAGGTGTTCAATATGGTAAAAAGATAAAAGGGGAAGAAGACTACCTAGGAAAAGGTGTAGGATATTGTGCTACTTGTGATGCTGGATTGTATAGAGATAAGGTTGTAGCCATTATAGGATACAATCATGAAGGAGAAGAAGATGCAAACTTTTTAAGTGAAATAGCTTCTAAAGTTTACTATATACCTATGTATAAGTTAGAAAATAAATTAGATTCTTCTATAGAAATAATCAATAGTATACCTTTAGAAATAAAAGGAGAAAACTTAGCAAATAAATTAATTTTAAAAGATAGAGAACTAGATATAGATGGGGTTTTTGTTATAAAGGATAGCGTATCACCAAGTTATATGGTACCGGGGTTAGAAGCAGATGGACCTCATATAAAAACAGATAGAGAAATGAGAACCAATATTGCTGGATTATATGCAGCTGGAGATTGTGCAGGTAAGCCATATCAATATATTAAGTCTGCAGGCCAAGGTCAAATGGCAGTTTCAAGCGCCATATCGCAACTTGATCAATTAAGGATTAAAAATATGAAATAAAATATAAACATAAATATAAATAACCTATAAATTTATCTATTGTTAATAATGTAAATTTATAGGTTATTTTTTATTAATTTTATTATAGAAAAAAACTATAAGTGAACATAGATTAAATAAAATTCATAATAATCAAAATTGGACAAATTATCAGTTGTATTATAATCTTGTATACACAACTAAAAAGTCAGGAGGACAAATTAATGTACAATGTAAATGATATGACATATGATTGTCCAGTTGAAGCTCTATCTAATATTTTAGGTAAAAAATGGGTAGGGAAAATACTTTGGGTAATTCAAGATAATAAAATAAGATTTGGGGAGTTACAAAGAAAGATAGAAGGATGTAGTAAAAAAATGCTAACTCAACAGTTAGATTTATTAATAGAGAACAATATAGTTATAAATGATAAAAAGACAATAAATAATAGTGTAGAATCTACTTATTACTTAAGTGAAGGTGGGTTACTACTGCTTCATATAATGGCTAATATGATAGAATGGAGCAATAAACATATAGTATGTGAAGACTAATATTATAAATAGGAGTTACCAAAAAGTTACTAGTTGATATTGATACAAGGTCTTGTTATTATTAGTAAACAAGCAAAGCCTTTAACTTTGCAAAAAGTCTAAGGAGGAACATATGAATTATACATTTTTTTCAGAATTTCTTATGGTAACTAATTGGTTAACGGTGTTATCTATAGGGATATTAGTTGGACTATTTTTTATA is a window from the Paraclostridium sordellii genome containing:
- the nrdG gene encoding anaerobic ribonucleoside-triphosphate reductase activating protein, whose translation is MKFSKIKDNDIANGLGITMSFWTQGCPHHCNGCFNKETWDFEGGKEFTQDDLDYIIENINKNNIKRDLSVLGGEPLCPQNIEGVIYLCKEFKRNYPEKLIYLWTGYTIENFNETQKEILNYIDILVDGKFEEDRKNLSIKLRGSSNQRVIDVKQYLESDSVILYKLS
- the trxA gene encoding thioredoxin, coding for MTRIIETEEFKNEVENATETTIVDFFATWCGPCKMLSPVFEEIDKNVEEAKFLKVDIDKSLDLARRFEVTTVPTVIVFKDGKEADRLVGFIPKQKLEEMVKAHI
- a CDS encoding NAD(P)/FAD-dependent oxidoreductase, which gives rise to MRYDIAIVGSGPAGLAAAINAKIRNKNIILFGNENGSEKLIKAPSIDNYLGIYDVSGKALSEKFINHIKEMEIEITQERVNNVYSMGDYFTLLVGEKTYEATTVIIATGVQYGKKIKGEEDYLGKGVGYCATCDAGLYRDKVVAIIGYNHEGEEDANFLSEIASKVYYIPMYKLENKLDSSIEIINSIPLEIKGENLANKLILKDRELDIDGVFVIKDSVSPSYMVPGLEADGPHIKTDREMRTNIAGLYAAGDCAGKPYQYIKSAGQGQMAVSSAISQLDQLRIKNMK
- a CDS encoding winged helix-turn-helix transcriptional regulator; translation: MYNVNDMTYDCPVEALSNILGKKWVGKILWVIQDNKIRFGELQRKIEGCSKKMLTQQLDLLIENNIVINDKKTINNSVESTYYLSEGGLLLLHIMANMIEWSNKHIVCED